CAAAAATTCTGGAGGTTCGGATGAAAAAAAGATAGTATTACTCTATCAGTACCGCGGCAACCCAAATATAGAGCCATACGATGATGGATCTTTGAAGCCGTTAGAAGATAAAAACTTGGACATCGCGGGTAAAGATTATGTATTACAATCTGTCGTCAGGCTCCTTGGTGATGATAAGGTTCAAAAGGAGTTGGCAGCAGGCGTTGTCGAGGGAAGAGTGTTCTATGTCCGGATGACCCAGTTAGTCTTTGCCAAGAAACTTGTGGATGGAAAAGAACAAACTGCTTTAACTGTTGCTGGCGAAGACGAAGTTCCCGGGGGCAAAGGAAAAATCATCGATCCCACCGAGCCTCGTGCGGCCACCACCACCCATGAGGACTATCCGGAAGCCGTCATCGCCTTCCAAGCTGAATTCTACGTTCTCAAGAGCAGCATTTATGCCTACGTGAACGATACCTTTACGCTCGACGATGACAACGGCGACGGGCACCCGGATGCCGCGGGCAAACCCGTTTTCACCCGGAACATGGCGATTCGCCGATAAGCTGTCCCACGCATCGTCTGTCCATTCCTTTCATTATTTACCTATCCCACATTCTTTCATCTGATGAAAACAAACCGATTCCCCGCCAAACGCTCCAAGTCCTCAGGATTTACCCTCATCGAACTTCTGGTTGCGATGTCCATCACCGTTGTTTTGATCGGTGTGCTGGTCTACCTTACCGCAATCTCGATGGACACCTACCGGGACAGTCGCAACGAAGTACGCGCTTCAAGGCAAGCGAAGGAGGCGCTTGAAACCATTGCCAAGGACCTGGAAAGCATGGTCTCCCGCAGGGATGGCAACACCTACGAATGGTTGTATGCAGGGGAAGAAGGGTTTTCCAACATGGGTCCCAGTGGCAAGGAGATCACCAACACCAGTCAACTGATCTTTTTTACTGGGGCAACCGACCGCTATAACGGTCAGATCGGTGTCAATGGTGTGGACAATGGTGGTGATGTTTCCTGTGTCAGCTACCGTCTTGTTTATCGCGACCAGATTGGCGACACCAACGATGATAAATTTGCCGTGTTCTCGTTCTACCGTCATCTGGTAGACCCCGATGACGCGTTCGAACTCCTCGCGGTGAATGATTTGGAATCCGCCTACTCGACAAAATTCAATGATGGTGACGCCCTGACGGCAAACAATTTCCTGGTTGAGAATATTTATGAATTCACCTTGACCTTCCTGGTGGAATACACCCCATCCGGGTCTAACACTACAAAGATTGAACGTGTTTCACTGCGTCAGAATGGTAAGGACAACTACACGGAGTTTCGTTTGAAAGGTAACAAGATCCAGGCTACGGGTCCTGGTGCTGGTGTTATAGCGATTGAAAACGGAGTAATCGTCGGTGCGGAGGTCAGTATCACCGTGCTGACCGACCGGGGGATTACCCTGGCCAAGAATGTGTCACCGGAGATTTGGGAAAGGGAAAGGAAAAAGCATAGCTACCACTACACCAAGACCATCACCACACCCCGCCCCTAGGTGATCAAATGCGGACGGCTTGCCTTCGCTTTGTGGTTGGCGAGCCGGCTCAGGAGAAAGCGGAGGCAATGCACGATATCTTATCAGCCCGACGGAGGAGGGCTGCAAGTCAGCATGGCGTGAGTGGCGAACGCAACCCTCAGCACTCCATAGCCCATTACGGCTGTTGCTGTGTGAAGCTGTCGCTCCGGCTGTTGTTGCCGGGCTCCTGGTCTGTTTCCGTCGTTTGCACCGATGAGCTTACCGAGACAGAATCACCGCCAAAGGGGAGCATCACAGGCACGGGAAATGTCTGGATTTGTCCAGGTGCCAGACTGCTGATATTGATCGTCTGGGTTCCCGTGGGGGAGGTAATACGGACGGGGCTGTTGATCAGCGTTTCAGTCCCCTGGTTTTGCACGGTCACCAGGACCTGTGGCAAGCCGGTTGGTTGGCTGGGCATCACAAGAACCTGGCTGGTAATGGCGGCATCGTAAATTCCCGGGGTGCCGTACTCCATGACGCGGTCCATGGCGAGTATGCCGCTGCCGTAGGCTATGTCGTATCCCGGGTAGCCCGCGTCGTTGGTAACCGACAATACCAGGTCGGCAGCCTGCCTGGCCGTCATGGTGGGATACTGTGACATGGTGGCGGCAATGGCACCGCTGATAAAGGGCGCACTCGCAGAGGTTCCGGAAAACGATGTGAGCTGTGCGTCACCCCACGCCGCATTCACCTGATAGCCCGGTGCAACAACATTGAGCGACTTGCCGCTGTTGGAAAAATCGAGATGCTTACCATTGGCCTCGACGGCACCTACGGCGATGACACCATCATAGGCGGCCGGGTAGGCAATGGCCTCCAGTCCCTCGTTGCCTGATGACGCCACGATCACGGCACCTCGTTGCTGGGCGTATTCGACAGCCTCCTGGACCACGGAGCTGTTGCCGTAGGACCCCATTGAGATATTGATGATTTTCGCCCCGGCATCAGCCGCTTCAAGAATACCTTGGGCGAGGGTAAATGAATCCGAAGTGCCCAGGGCATCGGTAATGCGGATGGAAAGGATATCAGAGGCGGGTGCCACACCGGGTGTGAGAGGATGGTCGCCTGAAATAATGGACGCCACCGCAGTGCCGTGTCCAAGCTGCTCGCTACCGTTGAGAAGTTCAGTGAGCGCCAGGAAAAACAGGCTGCCATTTCCTCCGTTCAGTGCCATGTGGTCGTTCACCCCG
The sequence above is drawn from the Akkermansiaceae bacterium genome and encodes:
- a CDS encoding S8 family serine peptidase, whose protein sequence is MSIFPLLFLLAVVAGYYLTQTAAPPAVSNNTGQHPGVQTRPSSLPENKPLTRSARRTDGNNINDETPPFAIANERIARFKNDAAYRRFLASLERRGLRLLGKSDQLLAVRFGFDSASDLSDMDDAELAYNYLVSIPTPPDAQAQAGAAGFGGNALAWLGIDGDNSAWGKGILVAVLDSGVNDHMALNGGNGSLFFLALTELLNGSEQLGHGTAVASIISGDHPLTPGVAPASDILSIRITDALGTSDSFTLAQGILEAADAGAKIINISMGSYGNSSVVQEAVEYAQQRGAVIVASSGNEGLEAIAYPAAYDGVIAVGAVEANGKHLDFSNSGKSLNVVAPGYQVNAAWGDAQLTSFSGTSASAPFISGAIAATMSQYPTMTARQAADLVLSVTNDAGYPGYDIAYGSGILAMDRVMEYGTPGIYDAAITSQVLVMPSQPTGLPQVLVTVQNQGTETLINSPVRITSPTGTQTINISSLAPGQIQTFPVPVMLPFGGDSVSVSSSVQTTETDQEPGNNSRSDSFTQQQP
- a CDS encoding type II secretion system protein, coding for MKTNRFPAKRSKSSGFTLIELLVAMSITVVLIGVLVYLTAISMDTYRDSRNEVRASRQAKEALETIAKDLESMVSRRDGNTYEWLYAGEEGFSNMGPSGKEITNTSQLIFFTGATDRYNGQIGVNGVDNGGDVSCVSYRLVYRDQIGDTNDDKFAVFSFYRHLVDPDDAFELLAVNDLESAYSTKFNDGDALTANNFLVENIYEFTLTFLVEYTPSGSNTTKIERVSLRQNGKDNYTEFRLKGNKIQATGPGAGVIAIENGVIVGAEVSITVLTDRGITLAKNVSPEIWERERKKHSYHYTKTITTPRP